GTCTCGCGCGCCCCGCCCGGGCTGCCCACATGCAGCTCCTCCAGCGGGGAGACCAGATGCGTGCGCCGCTGCACTGGGGGCTGCTGACTGGCCACCAGCCCCGAGTAACAGCGGGTCGGCACGCCAGCGAGACTGCTCAGCGCGAAGCCGCCCAGACCGTCGGTGAGCAGGACCTCCAGGTCCGCCTGGCGGGCGGTCAGGGAACCGAAGGGAAAGGTGACAGGCGCGCGGTTCATGCGCGCCAGCATGCCACGGGCGCGCCCCATGAGGCCCGCGTGGTAGACTGAGGGGTACCGTCCGCCCCGTGGGGTGGGCGCAGCCGCCCGGGAAGCCAGCGTGCCCCGGAGCGCGGCGGAGGTGATGAACATAGCGAAAGAACACAAGGTCAACGAGCAGATCCGCGTGCGCCAGATCCGACTGATCGGCGCCGAAGGCGAGCAGGTGGGCATCATTGACACTCGCGACGCCATGAACATGGCCCGCGAGGCCGGGATGGACCTCGTCATGGTCAGCCCGCAGGCTGTGCCCCCCGTCTGCCGCCTGCTCGACTATGGCCGGTTCCGCTACGAGCAGCAGCAGAACGAGAAGGAAAACCGCAAGCGGGCCCGCGCGCAGGAAGTCAAGGCGATCAAGTTCCGCGTCAAGATCGACGACCACGACTTCAACACCAAGACCGGGCACGTGCGCCGCTTCCTGGAAGAAGGTCACAAGGTCAAGGTCACCATCATGTTCCGCGGCCGTGAACGCACCCACCCGGAACTCGGCGAGCGCATCCTGGTGCGCGTGGCCGAGTCCCT
This DNA window, taken from Deinococcus radiotolerans, encodes the following:
- the infC gene encoding translation initiation factor IF-3 yields the protein MMNIAKEHKVNEQIRVRQIRLIGAEGEQVGIIDTRDAMNMAREAGMDLVMVSPQAVPPVCRLLDYGRFRYEQQQNEKENRKRARAQEVKAIKFRVKIDDHDFNTKTGHVRRFLEEGHKVKVTIMFRGRERTHPELGERILVRVAESLADIGAPEGTPSMMGMDMNMIMTPRAEKPAKKDRAAEDAPSVPATPEPAAAEPVANANA